TGTGCATACAAAGAGAGATTATAAAACCCATGTACCAGGGAAACTTATTTCCATGGAGTTTTAATTATATCTTAATTCTAGAAAGTAAAAAATATATTGTACGTATTtaggaaaatttattttgacTGTCGTGATATGAAATGTTTGTTTTATTTTACGTATGATTTATTGCATGTATAAATTACCATTGTGAGCAACATTCCCCAAAATGGATGTGTTCGAATTTAGGTAACACGCATAACTCACagaattaaaatatataaaatgctTTAAATAGATGCGAAAATTTGGTCCTCTTATAGAGATTAAACAATTGGttcttattattttaaaatgcaTCATTTATATGTTATGAAAATTTACATTCGTTTAGATTTGcctattacaaaattttttgttAGTAAAACATCTAATTTAAAATACAAATACGAAGATTTGTAAAGAGGTCAAAGTAACATAGTCTATAGCATTGTACGAACGTATTGTCAAAAACGAGTATTTGAAATAAAGATTTCATAAAATTTGGCAAATATTTCTGTTCCCTGGTAGCAACGACTTTCTGTAGCATAATAAAACAgtgaataatgaatatattataCCTATACTTTAACTGTGCCTATTATTAGACATATTTATCGCGATAATTCTAGTATGTATTACTTACTGATATTGATCGTAAAATTTTTAGTTTATAATCATTCGTTTTTATATCGTATCTCGTTTTCTTGCGCTGATTTTGGCTTTTTCATCcttcttttttttatacacaaaaaaaaaagagttcAAATAATAAACTATGATTAATGTGAATGTGGTTTTCTTGGTTGCTGCATGCgttttttgttgttgttgtgGCATGAAATTTATTCATATCAAAAAAGCATCGAGCACCAAGAAACATTTATCTGAAGGAGTCAGCACATTACAAATTTGTGTTATTACTATTTAAGAAGTATATATTGAAAGAACAATTGTTTCTCCATCTGTGAAATTACATTCTGAAGAGGGGCATTAACAATTGCCTTATTCattcacaaaaaaaaaaaggtgtcTTTCAGTTACCAGAACGATTTGGGAACACAATACTAAATAGTGTTCGCACAATAGTGTGTACATAATATACCAAGTGTTTATGGACTGCTAAATGTGAAAAGAGAGAGGAATACAAGTCGTTTTATTTACTAATAATAAGTAATACCTACTTGAGAAACAATAGATATTGATTACCATTTAAGAAAAATTTGTGAAAAGATACACTGAAGTGATTCCTCAATCATTCAGGggatttaatttcaattaaaatacCTCCATATTATATTATGTAAGCACTTATTATCGAAATAAATACAAGTCCAAGACTGATCACgtatatttctttattttagCCTCTGAACGTGTAATTGCACATGCGTGTAAACAAAATACTTCTATTTAGAAATTTAAGTAATTCGAATATTCTGTAATCTTAATACTTGTTTTATGTATATTTACAATGTATTATTCCATGCACTAAACGAAACGATAAACAAACTCTTGCACTACTTTTAAATTTCATCACCTTCCTGGTTGGATATGCATGAGCTACTGAGTTAGTTCTCTGCAATGCACGCAACAAAATTCTTACATGTGTGTTCTAATCTTATTAACCAACTTGTGTAATAAAATAATGCAATTAGTAATATGGCTTCGAGTAAAGAAGCCCTTCCGAGACTATATGAAGTTCCCTGTTCATGCTGAGAGACTGTCACTTCTGGGCGGGAAACAAACTTCGGCTAATTCATTTGATTCGAAAAAAAGTGCCAAATGTTTCCTCTCTTGCTTTTGGCTTACGTTGTAGCCATCAAAGTATTCAAAAAAACTACTCCAAATGGTAAGTGATAGAAAGCTGATGCTTAAGATATCGATACTTAATAGTGTACAACTATTTTAAAATCGATCGTAATAACGTGATTTGTATTTACGAAAGTTTTCTCGTGTTTTAAAAACGCTatgtttttatattaattacagGAAAGCTTACAGTTTACCTTGGAAAACGGGACTTCATAGACCACTTAGATAGCGTAGATCCCATTGATGGCATCGTTGTTGTTGAAAATGATTATCTTCAGGGACGAAAAGTTTACGGACAGGTAAAAAACAAACATCTGTCTTATTTAAAACCAGCGTTTAAAAACATCGATGCAGTATATAATTAATTGATACATTGTAAAGGTGACAACAGTTTTCCGCTATGGCCGCGAAGAGGACGAGGTCATGGGTGTCAAATTCAGCAAAGAACTTGTCTTATGTCGCGAGCAAATAGTGCCAATAAAGAAGGAGAAGCAAGATATGACACCCGTTCAAGAACGACTTTTGAAACGACTTGGAGCTACCGCCTATCCTTTCTTGTTCCAATTTCCACAGAACTCTCCCAGCTCAGTTACACTACAACCTGGTGATGATGATCAAGGGAAACCACTGGGTGTTGAGTACACTGTTAGAATATACGTGGGAGAACACGAAGAAGACAAGGTAATACGctaatttaaattatacgttTATTTAGTACAATAAAAAACATATGGAAATGAACTCCAATTTCTATGCAGGGACATAAAAGATCATCTGTTGCATTAGCGATAAAAAAGCTACAATACGCTCCGCCTACGAGAGGACGTAAACTACCTAGCTCACTGGTTTCCAAGGGATTCACTTTCTCTCAGGGCAAATTGAACCTTGAAGTTACACTTGACAGGGAAATTTACTACCATGGCGAAAAAGTAGCTGCAAACGTTATAGTTACCAACAATTCTCGAAAAGCAGTAAAAAATATCAAGGTATTTAGAAATCTCTGTGTTTAGCAATCTTAGAATGATATGTTACATGAAATtctaatattttacattttacagctgtttgtggtacagcattgcgaGGTAACAATGGTTAATACTCAATTCTCTCGAAACGTGGCCAGCTTAGAAACGCGCGAAGGATGCCCGATTACACCTGGCGCATCGTTTACAAAGCAGTTCTATCTTGTTCCACTGGCTAGTAGCAATAAAGATCGTCGTGGTATTGCTCTCGATGGACATCTAAAAGTATAGAGAAAGTCACttcgttaaaaataaatttattttaattgattCTGTTTtcatgaaacttttttgtgtATTTGATATGCAGGACGATGACGTGAATCTCGCATCTTCAACTATGGTTGCCGAGGGCAAAGCACCTAACGAAGCTATGGGTATTGTTATCTCGTATTCTCTGCGAGTGAAATTGAATTGTGGTACCTTGGGCGGTGAACTAGTTACAGATGTTCCGCTTAAATTAATGCATCCAGCTCCAGGTAGGCAAGCTTAAATAATGGAAATAATATAAGAATTCACTTCTATATCTCTCAGTCTTACACTTGCAAGTGTATACCTTTTACTTTTTATTGTAGGAGTCGCAGAAAAAGAAAAAGCTACTTTGAAGAAGAACAAAAGCGTCGACAGGACACGCTATGAGAATTCTTGTTATtctaatgatgatgatgataataTCGTGTTCGAAGACTTCGCTCGTCTGCGTCTGAACGAGCCAGAATAAATCTTTTTCAATAAGGCAAATATTTACTTCAAAAAAATCTTAGATTAATCATACTTTATAATACATTTAACTCAGAACTCGgtagaataatattaaattagtagaatattataaaaaacAATGTATATATGTAGAATGCGTCGTTTCTAGGATTCTTTTGATGTAAATTATGCTGAAAAATTAAAGGAAGAATAAAAAGGTATAGAAGGTAAACGGTTACAATATCAATATATGTACGCAGTGACCTATGgaagtaaataaatattaatataagaagagaaatgtaacaaaaaaaaatacaaaaaaaagcgAAAAGTATGATAAAAAAATGTATATCGCTTTAGAATTTTTATCCGATAGTGGTGGTCGGTTAGAAATTCACATGAAggcgaacaaaaaaaaatgattccAAGTAagctttataaataatttatattcggCTATGTTTAAAACTTTCCCGCCTTACCAGAAGTGACATGTATGCTATTAATTTTGATTTATTATGATTATAACGTGTctgtaaatgttaatttattacAAACCGATGGCATTGTTGAGTTATAATCTGTATGttagaagaaaaataaaaacattGCAAAATACGGACGTCTGTGTAAATAATGTTTGCAAAGCATTCCTTGGAAACATTGAAATATAGGACCATCACAAAAGTATTTGAATGTTGAAAAATATTCgatataaacatttatttaaaatggTAAAGTATAAACATTAAATGTTActacttaataaaaatatttattttaaagttattatgatagttttcaatttttttaaacgcttAAACGTATCATTCGGAAGCATTTAAATACTTTCGCGCGCCTCTGTATTCGATTAATCGAATTAAAAGAAACTCGATCTTTTACCAAACccagaaaattatttattttatgactATACAAAATAGTATAAGGATTTCAATAACCGTTCAGTCTTGTGAAacattgttaaatatttaacaatgtTGACTGTATTTTGTTTAATCATACATGTGAGAATAGTATTCTTGATATGCCTGAATGTATGCTTCTTTTTCTATAGGTGTCATTTCTGCAATTAATGTGTCGTTCACATCTGCAATGGCAACAGTTTTTCCCGCAACAGTTACAGTTGGTACAAGGTCATCATCTTCAGAATCCATTGTTTCTACATCTCCTAAACGATTTCAACAAATTTATATGGTTTTTCAATGTATACTAATTTCATACATTGAAACTGGTTTATAAGGGCCATACCTGTATCAATGGCTTGCATTTCAGCAACTTCTTCGTTATCGCTACTATCACTAGATTCTTGAGGTAATACAGATTTTATAGCAGCTGCAGCATTTGTTCCTCCCTTCTTTTCATGAGCCAGCAATACAGACATAATATCTTCACCCTGTTTATTATTCGTCATAGTAGTATTAGTGGCAGTGGCTGCAGCTTTATCCAAAATGTTCTCTTGTGTGTTGACTCCATCAGGCTGAATACAACAATTATTAGTGATCAATCTTGACAAACAATTAAAATGATGAAAGTAGACATATGTATACCTGTGAGTCAGAGTTGATAACTGTACTTTCCATCATCCAGATTGGTCTTTCCTTCCTTCTGTTTGCTGCATTATCGTCAGCGGATTCATCGCCGATTGTAACATCTACTCTGGTATCTTCTACCATAAAACCTGACGACCTTGTAGCTTCGCCGGACCATTGTTCTCCAGGTGCTCTTAGACTACTTGGTTTCCTTGTGTCGATACTAGAGACAAATAAATCACATGCATAACAATTTGTTTACAAGAttagtaatttaattaaaaatacataCCCCTTAATGGTGTTTATATCAACTGGTTCTGGTTCTAATATTTCAGGAGCCAATTTGATACCTTCCACTTCCCTTAATAAAATGTAAAGAGGTTCTAactgttcattaaacttggctaGTAACAGCCTTGAGTCTTTCTTTGGAAGGGCAGACTGATCTTCTTCTACTACTTCACGACAAAATGTACATCTAAATTCACCAGTGGTCATATCAAACAATTGATCTGCCTATATTATTTTACATTAATAAATATCTTGTGGTCAATTACTTTGCAACAGTGTTTGTAAAATCATTCACTTACCTCAAGATCAGTAAAAGTTTTCAAACAATTTGTACATTTAAAACTTGCCCTACTGGTAGCATCTCGTTCTTCAGTTTCCATTCTTTTCCTCATTAAGTCTAACTTATATTTTACTACATTTACAAAAGTCTAAAatacacacatatatatataatttctttAATAGATAAGCAATGGAAGTCATATTCTTTGTTAATACTTTACCTTATagttaataaaataatagtTGACTTTTTGTGCTTTTCCATCAGACCCAGTTTCCATTTTCAATCTTACTTGTATGAATTTATCATTACGCAATGTAGATATCCTAGCTCTTAACATTTTACGTTCAAATTTCAAAAGTTCACAGATGTCATCTTCTTTCATACCTGGTCACACAAAACATGTAATCacattaaatgaaaaataattttatatatggTATTTAAAATGTAATAATATTGTATTTCATTTATGGCATACTTACATGGATTTCTAACCAACATATCAACAATCAATGCATCTTCTATTGTATAAAATCCACGTACTACTAAACGTGCTAATTGCTTTAAACTACTGGGAACTTCTGTAACAAGTCGTTCTTCACCACTCATTTTTCTTGTGGTTACATATAATAAAATATCAGGATTACTGAAAATTGTTGAAAAGAAAATGTAATTAATTCATATTGCATGTAAGTACAGCATAAGCTATTATAAcagtttatataatttaaaattatttatttttacaatttattttgaaaactgTTGGtgttatattaattaaaaaaaaaaatattagcaTAAGATTTATTACAATCCATTTTATTAGATTTCATTCTATCCCTAATAAGAAATACTAACCTTTAAAGTCGcataaacagtatttttatcACAAAATATCTTGAATCAGTGTTAATAGTagtaaattaaaatatacatcATAATATTATGCGTGTGTccttgtaaaataaataaaaaacaaaaggaCAAGATTCATTATTCCGTCGATCGTTTAAGAACGATAAGATACCGTTCCGACGGACGCTTGTTTATAACTTCAATAGTTTTTAGGTTATGTATTCGTGTTATAAAACTCCCAACAGATTATCTGTCAAATGACAGGACCATAAAAACAACAGAATACAGTTTCCCATAGtttgataaacattatcaatggCTACGATAGATAAAGTTAAAATTATTGTCGTCGGTGATTCTGGTAAGAATGCATTTCAAACAATTATACAATACAATATACATTTATTAGTATTGTTATTTGTACTTTGACAGTTACTATACGAATAGAATCAAACTTGCCATGATGTATATTGTTTCAAATCAATTtactatttaatttattattggaTTCAGATGTTATATTTTGCTTGTTTCATATTCATTTTTATAATAACATTTTTAGGTTATGTGATCCGTATatcttttgtgattttttataTACTTATTGAATATTTTGTCGTTTTTCATTTATAGGTGTTGGAAAAACATCATTGACAAATATAATATGTCAGCAACAGCCTATTAGTAATCCTTCATGGACCATAGGTTGTTCTGTAGAAGTTAAATTGCATGAATATAAAGAAGGAACACCTAATCAGAAAAGATATTTTATTGAATTATGGGACATTGGTGGAAGTCAAAGTCATAAAAATACAAGATCTGTTTTCTATAATCCCACTAATGGTATAAACctaatatgtttaaaataatGTAATAATGAATGAAATTCAGGAACTGAATAATCATTCCTAATGATTTAGGTATAATATTGGTCCATGACTTAACAAACAGAAAGTCACAGCAGAATCTTCAAAAATGGCTTGAAGAAGTTTTGTGTAAAGATAATAATTACACGAAATCAAAACCTTTTGATGATTTTGATCCTGAAAAATTTGTAGGATCTACTCAGGTAGCAATAATCACTAGTAGTTTAAGTATATACTTTTGTGCAAGAGTATTctgtataaagaaaattcttgtTTACAGATACCAATTCTAGTTGTTGGTACAAAATTAGACCTAATTGCAGAAGTAAGATCAAATATCCATAGACGTTCCTCGACTATTGCAGAGGAATGTGGTGCTGATGAGATTTTTTTGGTATGTCTGCTATTTAGTTATTTAAGAttgtattgatcaatatttggtTTTAATTAACTCTGTTTCTGTAGGACTGTCGTCAAATGAGATCATTAGCTGCTGGTTCTAGCTCATCTGTCAAATTAAGCAGATTTTTTGATAAAGTTATTGAAAGGCGTTTTTATTCGTCAAGAGAAGGCATTAGTCCTGATAAACGAAGGCTACCAATGTACACTCCATACAGTACAAAAGTTTATCATAATGactgaaaattttttaattctttggaTCTACTGTAGGGTGCTATAATGAATGATATTCAATGATATTCATAATGAAAGAAATTCATTTtgccaatatttaaaaaa
The window above is part of the Colletes latitarsis isolate SP2378_abdomen chromosome 2, iyColLati1, whole genome shotgun sequence genome. Proteins encoded here:
- the Tfiiealpha gene encoding transcription factor IIEalpha, with the protein product MSGEERLVTEVPSSLKQLARLVVRGFYTIEDALIVDMLVRNPCMKEDDICELLKFERKMLRARISTLRNDKFIQVRLKMETGSDGKAQKVNYYFINYKTFVNVVKYKLDLMRKRMETEERDATSRASFKCTNCLKTFTDLEADQLFDMTTGEFRCTFCREVVEEDQSALPKKDSRLLLAKFNEQLEPLYILLREVEGIKLAPEILEPEPVDINTIKGIDTRKPSSLRAPGEQWSGEATRSSGFMVEDTRVDVTIGDESADDNAANRRKERPIWMMESTVINSDSQPDGVNTQENILDKAAATATNTTMTNNKQGEDIMSVLLAHEKKGGTNAAAAIKSVLPQESSDSSDNEEVAEMQAIDTGDVETMDSEDDDLVPTVTVAGKTVAIADVNDTLIAEMTPIEKEAYIQAYQEYYSHMYD
- the Arr2 gene encoding arrestin 2; the encoded protein is MFPLLLLAYVVAIKVFKKTTPNGKLTVYLGKRDFIDHLDSVDPIDGIVVVENDYLQGRKVYGQVTTVFRYGREEDEVMGVKFSKELVLCREQIVPIKKEKQDMTPVQERLLKRLGATAYPFLFQFPQNSPSSVTLQPGDDDQGKPLGVEYTVRIYVGEHEEDKGHKRSSVALAIKKLQYAPPTRGRKLPSSLVSKGFTFSQGKLNLEVTLDREIYYHGEKVAANVIVTNNSRKAVKNIKLFVVQHCEVTMVNTQFSRNVASLETREGCPITPGASFTKQFYLVPLASSNKDRRGIALDGHLKDDDVNLASSTMVAEGKAPNEAMGIVISYSLRVKLNCGTLGGELVTDVPLKLMHPAPGVAEKEKATLKKNKSVDRTRYENSCYSNDDDDNIVFEDFARLRLNEPE
- the LOC143351714 gene encoding rab-like protein 3, which encodes MATIDKVKIIVVGDSGVGKTSLTNIICQQQPISNPSWTIGCSVEVKLHEYKEGTPNQKRYFIELWDIGGSQSHKNTRSVFYNPTNGIILVHDLTNRKSQQNLQKWLEEVLCKDNNYTKSKPFDDFDPEKFVGSTQIPILVVGTKLDLIAEVRSNIHRRSSTIAEECGADEIFLDCRQMRSLAAGSSSSVKLSRFFDKVIERRFYSSREGISPDKRRLPMYTPYSTKVYHND